In a single window of the Anaerocolumna cellulosilytica genome:
- a CDS encoding LysR family transcriptional regulator: MNTLYYKYAVEVERFGSITQAADTLYMAQPNLSKAIKELEDSLGISIFKRTSKGVIPTQKGAEFLVYAKNILAQIEKMEALNQQDDTQKQYLNISLPYGSYLKDGFIQFIKDLEHSKEIEICMKEAGSIEAINNILYDKFDLGVIRYQTVYETYFLNYLKEKELNYDLIWEFDCMAIMSENHKIAHEKVLLKHKLADCLEILPGDTAIPYISAGETPLPDSNHIHKTIYVGDQYTRLTLLSSLPNSYMWSSPLQEELLRTWGVIQRKCADSDIRYKDVLIYPKEYSLTTLDRKLIDKLYMAKNQVAFYHFT, encoded by the coding sequence ATGAACACTTTATATTATAAATATGCTGTTGAGGTAGAGCGCTTTGGCTCCATTACTCAGGCAGCAGATACCCTGTATATGGCTCAGCCTAATTTAAGTAAGGCAATAAAAGAACTAGAAGATTCTCTGGGGATATCTATTTTTAAAAGAACCTCTAAGGGAGTCATTCCGACCCAAAAAGGCGCGGAATTTTTAGTTTATGCCAAAAATATTCTGGCTCAGATAGAAAAGATGGAAGCCCTGAACCAGCAAGACGATACCCAAAAACAATATCTTAATATATCTCTTCCTTACGGAAGTTATTTAAAAGATGGCTTTATTCAGTTTATTAAGGACTTGGAGCATTCCAAAGAAATAGAAATCTGCATGAAGGAGGCAGGCTCCATTGAAGCAATCAATAATATACTCTACGATAAATTTGATTTGGGTGTCATTCGTTATCAAACTGTATATGAAACATATTTTTTAAATTATCTCAAAGAAAAAGAGCTAAATTATGACCTTATATGGGAATTCGATTGTATGGCTATTATGTCGGAAAATCATAAAATAGCACATGAAAAGGTTTTACTTAAGCATAAATTAGCCGATTGCTTAGAGATTCTTCCAGGAGACACTGCTATCCCTTACATATCCGCTGGTGAAACGCCTCTGCCTGATAGCAATCATATTCACAAAACCATCTATGTCGGTGATCAGTATACCAGACTTACTTTATTATCATCATTGCCTAATTCATACATGTGGAGCTCACCCCTGCAAGAAGAACTATTGCGAACTTGGGGTGTGATACAAAGAAAGTGTGCCGATTCAGATATCCGTTATAAAGATGTGTTAATTTACCCCAAGGAATATTCACTTACCACTCTCGACAGAAAACTGATAGATAAGCTCTATATGGCTAAAAACCAGGTAGCCTTTTATCATTTTACTTAA
- a CDS encoding redox-sensing transcriptional repressor Rex, with the protein MKNEKVTPIALSTQALERMPYYLHYIKQLQKKGITQIASPAIAADLGLNEVQVRKDLAAVSSSKGKPKAGFYIQDLIYNMEELLGYHNVKDAVLVGAGSLGKALLSYKGFEISGMHIVAAFDNQDGLIDTEINGKKVLPVSKLSSVCRRLNIHIGIITVPANQAQTVCDQMVAGGILAIWNFSPIRLTTPEGIMVRNENMAASLAILSQHLKDKLKEHML; encoded by the coding sequence ATGAAAAACGAAAAAGTAACACCTATTGCATTATCCACGCAGGCATTGGAACGTATGCCATACTACCTGCATTATATAAAGCAACTTCAAAAAAAAGGTATCACCCAGATAGCCTCCCCCGCCATAGCAGCAGATTTGGGACTCAATGAGGTTCAGGTGAGAAAAGATTTGGCAGCAGTCAGCTCCTCAAAGGGAAAACCAAAAGCCGGTTTTTATATCCAGGATTTAATCTATAATATGGAGGAACTTTTAGGTTATCATAATGTAAAAGATGCGGTTCTGGTTGGCGCAGGATCTCTTGGAAAAGCTTTGCTTTCTTATAAAGGATTTGAAATAAGCGGCATGCATATAGTTGCTGCCTTTGATAATCAGGATGGTTTAATCGATACTGAAATCAACGGAAAAAAAGTTCTTCCTGTCAGCAAATTAAGCAGTGTCTGCCGCAGGTTAAATATCCATATTGGAATTATAACCGTGCCTGCAAATCAGGCGCAGACTGTTTGCGACCAGATGGTTGCAGGAGGAATTTTAGCTATCTGGAACTTTTCTCCCATTAGGCTTACTACACCGGAGGGAATCATGGTTCGGAATGAAAACATGGCTGCTTCTCTTGCTATACTATCACAGCATCTAAAAGATAAGCTAAAGGAACATATGCTTTGA